In Tiliqua scincoides isolate rTilSci1 chromosome 1, rTilSci1.hap2, whole genome shotgun sequence, the following are encoded in one genomic region:
- the LOC136655992 gene encoding retinol dehydrogenase 12-like isoform X1: MLGFWEVTLAIATPLLVLVAVPCIRRYVAAGMCKSTAKLTGKVVVITGANTGIGKETAKELARRGARVILACRDMAKAETAAGEIRTNTGNQQVVVKKLDLADTKSIREFAENLLKEEKELHILINNAGVMICPYSKTADGFEMQLGVNHLGHFLLTFLLIDRLKQSAPARIVVVSSRAHHAGKIRFHDLQGEKSYNRLLAYCHSKLANILFTRELARRLQGTGVTVNALHPGTVTTELVRHSYIAAFLWKIFSIFLKTPYEGAQTSVYCAVAEELESVSGKYFSDCMPAYVSSRGRNDETAQKLWQVSCEVLGIQWD; the protein is encoded by the exons ATGCTGGGCTTCTGGGAGGTCACGCTGGCCATAGCCACCCCTCTGCTGGTTTTGGTGGCAGTTCCTTGCATCAG GCGGTATGTTGCAGCAGGAATGTGCAAGTCTACAGCTAAACTGACTGGGAAGGTTGTAGTGATTACCGGAGCTAATACTGGCATAGGGAAGGAGACTGCCAAAGAGCTTGCAAGAAGAG GTGCCAGGGTCATTCTTGCTTGCAGAGATATGGCAAAGGCAGAAACAGCAGCCGGTGAAATCCGAACGAACACAGGGAACCAGCAAGTTGTCGTAAAGAAATTAGACCTGGCAGACACCAAATCTATCCGAGAATTTGCCGAGAATTTGCTGAAAG AGGAGAAAGAGCTCCATATCCTCATTAACAATGCAGGGGTTATGATATGCCCCTACTCCAAGACTGCTGATGGCTTTGAGATGCAGCTGGGAGTCAATCATCTTG GTCACTTTCTTTTAACATTCCTGCTAATAGACCGCCTGAAGCAGTCAGCACCCGCACGCATAGTGGTTGTGTCCTCAAGGGCTCATCATGCTGGGAAAATTCGCTTCCATGATCTCCAGGGTGAGAAGTCATACAATCGGTTACTGGCATATTGTCACAGCAAATTGGCTAATATTCTTTTTACTCGGGAGCTGGCTAGACGACTACAAG GCACTGGTGTCACTGTAAATGCCCTGCATCCGGGCACAGTCACTACTGAATTGGTCCGTCATTCATATATTGCAGCTTTCCTGTGGAAGATATTTAGTATCTTCCTGAAGACACCATATGAAGGGGCCCAGACCAGTGTCTACTGTGCAGTGGCAGAAGAACTGGAATCAGTCAGTGGGAAGTATTTTAG TGACTGTATGCCAGCCTATGTATCATCGCGTGGCCGCAATGATGAAACAGCACAGAAGCTCTGGCAGGTCAGCTGTGAAGTACTGGGTATCCAATGGGACTGA
- the LOC136655992 gene encoding retinol dehydrogenase 12-like isoform X2, which yields MCKSTAKLTGKVVVITGANTGIGKETAKELARRGARVILACRDMAKAETAAGEIRTNTGNQQVVVKKLDLADTKSIREFAENLLKEEKELHILINNAGVMICPYSKTADGFEMQLGVNHLGHFLLTFLLIDRLKQSAPARIVVVSSRAHHAGKIRFHDLQGEKSYNRLLAYCHSKLANILFTRELARRLQGTGVTVNALHPGTVTTELVRHSYIAAFLWKIFSIFLKTPYEGAQTSVYCAVAEELESVSGKYFSDCMPAYVSSRGRNDETAQKLWQVSCEVLGIQWD from the exons ATGTGCAAGTCTACAGCTAAACTGACTGGGAAGGTTGTAGTGATTACCGGAGCTAATACTGGCATAGGGAAGGAGACTGCCAAAGAGCTTGCAAGAAGAG GTGCCAGGGTCATTCTTGCTTGCAGAGATATGGCAAAGGCAGAAACAGCAGCCGGTGAAATCCGAACGAACACAGGGAACCAGCAAGTTGTCGTAAAGAAATTAGACCTGGCAGACACCAAATCTATCCGAGAATTTGCCGAGAATTTGCTGAAAG AGGAGAAAGAGCTCCATATCCTCATTAACAATGCAGGGGTTATGATATGCCCCTACTCCAAGACTGCTGATGGCTTTGAGATGCAGCTGGGAGTCAATCATCTTG GTCACTTTCTTTTAACATTCCTGCTAATAGACCGCCTGAAGCAGTCAGCACCCGCACGCATAGTGGTTGTGTCCTCAAGGGCTCATCATGCTGGGAAAATTCGCTTCCATGATCTCCAGGGTGAGAAGTCATACAATCGGTTACTGGCATATTGTCACAGCAAATTGGCTAATATTCTTTTTACTCGGGAGCTGGCTAGACGACTACAAG GCACTGGTGTCACTGTAAATGCCCTGCATCCGGGCACAGTCACTACTGAATTGGTCCGTCATTCATATATTGCAGCTTTCCTGTGGAAGATATTTAGTATCTTCCTGAAGACACCATATGAAGGGGCCCAGACCAGTGTCTACTGTGCAGTGGCAGAAGAACTGGAATCAGTCAGTGGGAAGTATTTTAG TGACTGTATGCCAGCCTATGTATCATCGCGTGGCCGCAATGATGAAACAGCACAGAAGCTCTGGCAGGTCAGCTGTGAAGTACTGGGTATCCAATGGGACTGA